The Arcanobacterium pinnipediorum genome includes the window CACAGTCGACGTCCTCCTTATCGACGATATCCAATTCCTTTCTGGCCGTGATCGCTCACGTACACTCGAAGAGTTCTTCCATACGTTCAACGCGCTAATTAACTCCAATAAACAAATCGTCATTACCTCAGACGTAGCGCCGAACTTGCTAGTCGATTTTGAAGATCGGATGATTTCGCGCTTCAAATCGGGAATTACCGCGGCAATAGACTTGCCAAATCTAGAAACACGAATTGCGATTTTGAATCGCAAAGCCACCGCCGAAGGGTTAGAAGTTCCGCGCGACGTCATAGAATTTATTGCGTCTCGAATTACGCGAAATGTGCGCGAAATGGAAGGAGCACTACGCCGTATTCGAGCGTTTGCTGATCTGACCAAGCAAGAAATCTCCTTGGAACTAGCTGAATCCCAGCTCAAGGATATGATTTCAGATCCGTCCTCGATTCAAGTAACTGCTGGGATGATCGTCGCCCAGGTTTCTAATTATTTCAATGTGCCGCTAGCTGATCTGAAGTCTCCCACGCGCACTCGAACTTTGACTCAGCCGCGGCACGTAGCTATGTATCTGTGCCGGGAACTGACCGATTTGTCGTTGCCGAAGATAGCTGAAGAGTTTAATCGCCGGGATCACACCACGGTGATGAATGCTGTGCGCAAGGTCGAGGCGTTGATGGCGGAAAAACAAACTATCTTCAACCAGGTTTCGGAGCTGACAACGATTATAAAGAACGCTGCCCGAGACCATGCACAGCTATCGAATGAATAACATGTTGTCCTGTGCGTTATTATGTGGATAGTTGTGGATAAAAGCTGTGAATCTGTGGATAAATAGTACTTCGTTTTGTGTCATCTGTTGATTAGGGCTACTTACACACAGTTATAACCACATATAATCCACTGGTTAAAACACAGCTAGGGCAACAAAGAATCGGCTTATCCACAGTTTCCACAGACCCTACTACTACTACTACATATATAACTACTGAAAAATACCTGGTCACCACCGACTGCGAGTAAATAACGTTTTTCACCCAATATCTTGTTTCGATTCCG containing:
- the dnaA gene encoding chromosomal replication initiator protein DnaA is translated as MPDGSFAQDAWTAAIELARGEGRLSDSQTAFVRLAKPLAIVEDRFLIGVATEFTRNLINTNVAQTLTQQLSAIIGRTMRLEISVDQALSEERVTPPPSAQPHTPEVTLRSVPSVPENPTFKEKSEVPDVVEPPLKARTIPANTAMRDSTKLNPHYIFETFVTGESNRFAHATALAVSELPGSTYNPLFLYSDSGMGKTHLLHAIGNSVQQMFPNKKVRYVTAEEFTNAFINALANGQMHNFKDQFRTVDVLLIDDIQFLSGRDRSRTLEEFFHTFNALINSNKQIVITSDVAPNLLVDFEDRMISRFKSGITAAIDLPNLETRIAILNRKATAEGLEVPRDVIEFIASRITRNVREMEGALRRIRAFADLTKQEISLELAESQLKDMISDPSSIQVTAGMIVAQVSNYFNVPLADLKSPTRTRTLTQPRHVAMYLCRELTDLSLPKIAEEFNRRDHTTVMNAVRKVEALMAEKQTIFNQVSELTTIIKNAARDHAQLSNE